The Polyangium mundeleinium genome contains the following window.
CGCCGTGCCCTCGTCCGCTTCGAGCCCGATCTCGATCGGCTTGCCGCGGCCATACTTGAGCGCATTGCCGAGGAGGTTCGTGACGACCTGTTCGATCCGCAGCCGATCCCACGCGCCCAGGATCGGTTTGTCATGGTGGAAGGAGAGCTGGCACCCGGCGTCCTCGACCTCGCGACCGAAGCGCGTGACGACGTCGTGCACCAGCGCGCAGAGGTCGACCTCGTCGAGGCACAAATCGAGCTTGCCGGCCGTGATCCGCGAGACGTCGAGCAGGCGATCGATGAGCGCCGCGAGCCGCCCGACCTGCCGGTAGGCCACTTCGAGCGCCGGCGCCAGGCGCTCCTGGTTGGCCCCGGCGCGCGCATCACGCACGAGGCGTTCGAGCTGCAACTTGAGCGGCGTGAGCGGCGTGCGGAGCTCGTGCGAGGCCACGGCCAGAAAGTCGTCGCGCGCCGAGATCGCCTCCAGCGCCTCGTGAAAGAGATTCGCGTTGTCGGTGGCCTGCGCCTCCATCCGCTGCGCCTGCTCCCGGATCCGATTCTCGGCGTGCTTGAGGGGCGTCACGTCCACGTCCATGCAGACGAACTCGCTCGCGCCCGTGATCGTCGGGATCGAAAAGATCGTCGAGTACACCCATACCTGGCTGCCGTCCTTGCGATAACACGACCATTCGTTGGGACCGTTCGGCATGCCCGTACGCGCGATCTCTTCGAGCGTTTCCACGAACTTCGCCGTCGAGGGTGTATCGAGCATCATGCCGTCGAGCGTCTTGCCGACGACCTCGTCCTCGGACCAGCCGAAGAGGCGCTCGGCAGCCCGGTTCCAGTAGAGCACGCGGCCCTGCAGGTCATACCCCTCGATCGCAATGTTTGGCGTATTGGCGACGATCGCGCGCATGCGCGCCTCCGCGTGACCGAGCGCCGCCGCCGCGACCTTCGCCAACGTCACGTCCCGAAAGACCACCACGCCGCCGCGGACCCGGCCCTGCTCGCCCAGGATCGGCCGCGCGGAGGCGACGACATGGATCCCCTGCGGCGCGCGCGGGTTCTTCACGTAGAGCTCGACGCCCTCCACGCGCTCGCCCTGAAGAGCCCGCCAGAGCGGAATGGATTCGGTGGGGAAAGGCGTCCGTTCGTCCGGCAAGAAAACGCCGAATGCCTCGGTCCACGTTTCGGGGGAGGCGTCGACCGGGACCCCGACGAGGCGCGCCGCGGTCCGATTCCACGA
Protein-coding sequences here:
- a CDS encoding sensor histidine kinase, yielding MTDDVFSGVREMQAESVLLRGALDVLDEAIVVVDQTGKFVSWNRTAARLVGVPVDASPETWTEAFGVFLPDERTPFPTESIPLWRALQGERVEGVELYVKNPRAPQGIHVVASARPILGEQGRVRGGVVVFRDVTLAKVAAAALGHAEARMRAIVANTPNIAIEGYDLQGRVLYWNRAAERLFGWSEDEVVGKTLDGMMLDTPSTAKFVETLEEIARTGMPNGPNEWSCYRKDGSQVWVYSTIFSIPTITGASEFVCMDVDVTPLKHAENRIREQAQRMEAQATDNANLFHEALEAISARDDFLAVASHELRTPLTPLKLQLERLVRDARAGANQERLAPALEVAYRQVGRLAALIDRLLDVSRITAGKLDLCLDEVDLCALVHDVVTRFGREVEDAGCQLSFHHDKPILGAWDRLRIEQVVTNLLGNALKYGRGKPIEIGLEADEGTARLTVRDHGVGIAPEDQGKIFERFERAVTNQSFGGLGLGLWIVRQIVETHGGTVRVESAPGKGSTFRVELPRWRKTLDESQGPLSISQGT